Proteins encoded in a region of the Paenibacillus pedocola genome:
- a CDS encoding asparagine synthase-related protein: MSAIAGIYHLQQHNLDPEQGPDLMKQLNRYPADDARGWQSKSVFLGCRSQWITPQSINEQLPYYDPERKLAITADAIIDNRSELLNTLRVPAPDRESIPDSLLILLAYEKWGEQAPVYLVGDFAFMIWDERQHKLFGARDFSGNRTLYFHRSQSSFTFCTVIHPLLSLAGVGNELSEQWVSEFLAIPNRVDATDCFSTVYRSIEQLPPSHSISITGGNITFSRYCTLLAPPELRLSSNGEYEEAFREVFGRAVKDRLRTHLAAGANLSGGLDSGSVVSFAAEELRHRGRPLYTFSSYPVDGFAGFNLGKRVADERPYIQETIDYVGNIQPSLLNFPERSPYSEIDEWLDIMEMPYKFIENSYWLKGIYEQAQQKDIGVLLSGQRGNWSISWGPALDYQAKLIREFRWLTFYRENKGYTQSMEANRRKVLQIVGKKAFPSLGRLLPRQQETVPELIDPGFAKRTEVHERLREFNGPVGASSPTVYDIRRKHFEQPHIWNVNGTVATKLSLKYRIWDRDPTNDLRVIRFCLSVPEEQYVQNGVDRSLIRRAMAGRLPDNVRLNRKRRGVQGADGIHRMIPQWGAFLSELREMTQDARAAAYLNSAGLAGCLDRLGSEPAPSLIFNADFRLLTRGLVFYRFLKRLS, from the coding sequence ATGAGTGCAATCGCCGGTATCTACCATCTACAGCAGCATAATTTGGACCCTGAGCAGGGACCGGATTTGATGAAGCAGCTTAACCGTTACCCGGCTGACGATGCCAGGGGCTGGCAGAGTAAGAGTGTTTTTCTCGGATGCCGGTCACAGTGGATTACACCACAATCTATAAATGAGCAACTGCCTTACTATGATCCCGAGCGGAAACTGGCCATTACAGCTGATGCGATCATTGATAATAGAAGTGAATTATTAAATACACTGCGCGTACCCGCCCCAGACAGGGAATCTATACCCGATAGTCTGCTGATCCTGCTGGCTTATGAGAAGTGGGGGGAGCAGGCACCGGTATATCTGGTGGGTGATTTTGCATTTATGATCTGGGATGAGCGGCAGCATAAACTGTTTGGGGCAAGGGATTTCTCCGGCAACCGGACGCTTTATTTCCACAGATCCCAGAGCAGCTTTACTTTCTGCACAGTTATTCATCCGCTGCTGTCGCTGGCGGGTGTGGGGAATGAACTAAGCGAACAATGGGTTTCTGAATTTTTGGCGATTCCGAATAGAGTAGATGCTACGGACTGCTTCTCGACAGTGTACCGGTCGATCGAACAGCTCCCTCCTTCACATTCTATCTCCATAACCGGAGGGAACATCACCTTCTCCCGTTATTGCACACTGCTAGCGCCTCCGGAATTGCGTCTTAGCTCCAATGGGGAATATGAAGAGGCTTTCCGTGAAGTCTTCGGACGGGCAGTGAAGGACCGGCTTCGCACCCACTTGGCAGCAGGGGCTAACTTAAGCGGCGGACTGGATTCCGGCTCTGTCGTCAGCTTCGCAGCTGAAGAACTCCGGCACCGCGGCCGGCCACTCTATACGTTCAGTTCTTATCCTGTAGACGGCTTTGCCGGATTCAATCTCGGGAAAAGGGTTGCTGATGAACGTCCCTACATTCAGGAGACGATCGATTATGTAGGAAACATTCAGCCCAGTCTGCTGAACTTTCCCGAACGCAGCCCGTACAGTGAGATTGATGAGTGGCTGGATATCATGGAGATGCCGTATAAATTTATCGAAAATTCCTACTGGCTGAAGGGAATCTATGAGCAGGCACAGCAGAAGGACATAGGCGTGCTGCTCAGTGGACAAAGAGGCAACTGGAGTATTTCCTGGGGACCCGCTCTGGATTATCAGGCTAAGCTGATCCGTGAATTCCGGTGGCTTACCTTTTATCGTGAGAACAAGGGCTATACCCAGTCCATGGAGGCGAACCGCCGGAAGGTGCTGCAGATTGTCGGCAAAAAAGCTTTCCCTTCACTAGGCAGACTGCTGCCCCGCCAGCAGGAGACGGTCCCTGAGCTGATTGATCCCGGCTTCGCCAAGCGGACGGAAGTGCATGAACGGCTCCGGGAATTCAATGGGCCCGTGGGCGCTTCTTCGCCGACTGTCTATGATATCCGAAGGAAACATTTCGAACAGCCGCATATCTGGAATGTTAACGGAACAGTCGCCACTAAGCTGTCGCTTAAATACCGGATATGGGACCGGGATCCGACGAATGATCTGCGAGTCATCCGTTTCTGCCTGTCTGTTCCGGAAGAACAGTACGTTCAGAACGGGGTAGACCGCTCGCTGATCCGCCGTGCGATGGCGGGCCGGTTGCCGGATAACGTCAGGCTGAACCGGAAGCGGCGCGGAGTGCAGGGGGCGGATGGTATCCACCGGATGATTCCGCAGTGGGGCGCCTTTCTGAGCGAGCTCCGGGAAATGACTCAGGATGCCCGCGCAGCTGCCTATTTGAATAGTGCCGGGCTCGCCGGATGTTTGGACCGGCTGGGTAGTGAGCCCGCACCAAGCTTGATCTTTAATGCGGATTTTCGCCTTTTGACACGCGGACTTGTCTTTTACCGTTTCTTGAAGCGTCTGTCTTAA
- a CDS encoding GNAT family N-acetyltransferase: MENAVAHPILLSFPESFESERLLIRAPLWGDGAAVNTAVLESLDELRPWMPWARLLPTPEQAEAIIRKSRLEFLERKDLRLLLLHKTSGELIGSSGLHRIDWQTRKFEIGYWVRSSYSRQGYITEAVHAITNYAVQELHANRIEIRCDTRNTPSARVAERSGFTLEGILRNDKCDVDGKLRDTMIFAKVRGVEY, from the coding sequence ATGGAAAATGCTGTTGCCCATCCTATTCTGTTATCTTTTCCGGAAAGCTTCGAAAGTGAACGGCTCCTGATAAGGGCGCCCTTATGGGGAGACGGGGCTGCTGTGAATACAGCGGTACTGGAAAGCCTTGATGAACTGCGTCCCTGGATGCCTTGGGCCAGGCTGCTCCCTACGCCTGAACAAGCCGAAGCCATTATTAGAAAATCCCGACTGGAGTTCCTGGAGCGTAAAGACCTTAGACTCCTCCTGTTACACAAAACCTCCGGGGAACTCATAGGCAGCAGCGGCCTGCACCGGATTGACTGGCAGACGCGGAAATTTGAAATCGGCTATTGGGTCCGCTCCTCTTACAGCAGACAGGGCTATATCACGGAGGCGGTCCACGCGATTACGAATTATGCCGTTCAAGAGCTGCATGCGAACCGGATTGAAATCCGTTGCGACACACGCAATACGCCTAGCGCACGGGTTGCCGAACGTTCCGGCTTTACACTGGAAGGTATTCTGCGAAATGACAAATGTGATGTGGATGGCAAGCTGCGGGATACCATGATTTTTGCCAAGGTGCGGGGCGTGGAGTATTAA
- a CDS encoding NAD(P)H-dependent oxidoreductase, with product MRVAIIFDHPYGAGASDNVPHARSYSAALLAAVIRGLNTQQHEIDLMDLHADGFNPVTSAQELSAWRQKTTLDPLAADYQKRLIAADHIIFIFPVWWESMPALTKGFLDKVFAKGVLYNEPKPGRPFVHCLPNLQGVSLLTVMSTPDKIYRWYFGNPVTKILFRGTFRKMGFHKLRWYNYTGMERRSPEQRSQFLAKTEQRFARL from the coding sequence ATGAGAGTGGCTATAATTTTCGATCATCCTTATGGAGCCGGAGCATCGGACAATGTTCCCCATGCCCGCAGTTATTCGGCGGCTTTGCTGGCAGCAGTCATACGGGGGCTGAATACACAGCAGCATGAGATCGACCTTATGGATCTGCACGCCGACGGCTTTAACCCGGTTACTTCAGCGCAAGAGCTGTCTGCCTGGAGGCAGAAGACCACGCTGGATCCGCTAGCCGCCGATTATCAGAAACGCCTGATTGCCGCCGATCATATTATTTTTATTTTCCCCGTGTGGTGGGAGTCCATGCCTGCCCTGACCAAGGGATTCCTGGACAAAGTATTCGCCAAAGGCGTGCTGTACAACGAACCGAAGCCGGGACGCCCCTTTGTTCATTGTCTTCCAAATCTTCAAGGTGTATCGCTGCTGACCGTGATGAGTACCCCGGACAAGATCTACCGCTGGTATTTCGGGAATCCGGTAACCAAAATCCTTTTCCGCGGCACCTTCCGCAAGATGGGCTTCCACAAGCTGCGCTGGTACAACTACACAGGCATGGAAAGACGCAGCCCGGAACAACGCAGCCAATTCCTCGCCAAAACCGAGCAGCGGTTTGCGCGTTTGTAG
- a CDS encoding aminoglycoside phosphotransferase family protein, translating to MTDPRIQGIPGAETWRTIEQVLKGWSDDQKVYIEDNEGNKLLLRLSAGNTFARKREEFALIKRFNELDFPMSQAVSFGTCGEGEEKQVYMLLTWVEGVPLEECLTALTPEGQYKLGMEAGRILKRIHSIPISNDLSGWETAMQAKMLRRIKEYEDCPYHLEDDEHAIHYVKENIGLIHNVEKVWHHGDFHAGNLIYTPEGGIGVIDFNRWDTGDYVEEFYKVQFFDRELSIPFAKGKLDGYFAGSPPEAFWRRQALYVAYSSLFSIKWAIPFGIDEIQGMMARGRQAFQDYDAFHRNIPRWYTD from the coding sequence ATGACGGATCCAAGAATACAAGGAATTCCGGGAGCGGAAACATGGCGGACGATTGAACAGGTACTCAAGGGCTGGTCGGATGATCAAAAGGTTTACATAGAGGATAACGAAGGCAACAAGCTGCTGCTCCGGCTGTCGGCAGGGAATACTTTTGCCCGCAAGCGGGAAGAATTTGCACTCATTAAGCGGTTTAATGAACTGGATTTTCCGATGTCGCAGGCGGTCAGTTTCGGAACATGCGGTGAAGGTGAAGAGAAACAAGTGTATATGCTGCTGACTTGGGTGGAGGGAGTTCCGCTGGAGGAATGTCTGACCGCACTTACCCCCGAGGGACAGTATAAGCTGGGGATGGAGGCTGGCCGAATTTTAAAGAGGATACACAGTATCCCAATCAGCAACGACCTGTCCGGCTGGGAAACGGCCATGCAGGCCAAGATGCTGAGGCGGATCAAGGAATATGAAGATTGTCCGTATCATCTGGAGGACGATGAACATGCCATTCATTATGTGAAAGAGAATATCGGCCTTATTCATAACGTGGAGAAAGTCTGGCACCATGGTGATTTCCACGCTGGCAATCTCATTTACACCCCGGAGGGCGGGATCGGTGTTATTGATTTCAACCGCTGGGACACTGGTGATTATGTAGAGGAGTTCTACAAAGTCCAGTTCTTTGACCGGGAACTGAGTATCCCCTTTGCCAAGGGTAAGCTGGACGGTTATTTTGCAGGATCACCACCGGAGGCCTTCTGGCGGAGACAGGCATTGTACGTGGCCTACAGCTCGCTTTTTTCGATTAAATGGGCGATTCCCTTTGGCATAGATGAGATTCAAGGGATGATGGCCCGCGGCAGGCAGGCCTTTCAGGACTACGATGCTTTTCACAGGAACATTCCGCGCTGGTATACCGATTAG
- a CDS encoding lasso peptide biosynthesis PqqD family chaperone — MNTADVLSLQTVLVKRPGNIASDMDGEKVMLNVKNGKYYNLGEVGGEIWSALDEPVSINRIVQVIQETFDVPAETAEQDVFEFVQSLLAEDLVAIDSGS; from the coding sequence ATGAATACAGCAGATGTGTTGTCGCTTCAAACAGTGCTCGTTAAGCGTCCGGGCAATATCGCCAGCGATATGGACGGCGAGAAGGTCATGCTGAATGTGAAGAACGGCAAATATTACAATCTGGGTGAGGTCGGCGGAGAAATCTGGTCTGCTCTGGATGAGCCGGTCTCCATTAACCGGATTGTGCAGGTTATTCAGGAAACGTTCGATGTTCCGGCAGAGACAGCAGAACAGGACGTATTCGAATTCGTGCAAAGCCTGCTGGCTGAGGATCTGGTTGCCATTGACAGCGGGTCATGA
- a CDS encoding aldolase, producing the protein MASTVQGLAYKAFGLQIFSEFPLPELPLTDEPGLIGSVAVIRGDLAERWQAIPKVTPSLGMLGSEVMFEAKDTAIFSIQDGIRITVSPAAGADMDCVRLYILGSCMGVLLMQKKILPLHGSALVLDNKAYALVGRSGAGKSTLASYLMDQGHLLVSDDVIPVMVQEGQPLAVPGYPQQKLWQQSLDYMGMNSSLYRPLFERETKFAVPVHDRFQTEPLPLAGVFELAVSEEEGPVTVQPINGMERFHTLFNHTYQKAIVDRIGIREWHFGMLASFVNRLPMYRLTRPKQGFSAPQQTSLIFETIKPQMEER; encoded by the coding sequence ATGGCGAGTACCGTTCAAGGCCTGGCTTATAAAGCCTTCGGCCTGCAAATATTCAGTGAATTCCCCTTGCCGGAGCTTCCCCTTACAGATGAGCCGGGATTGATCGGCAGCGTGGCTGTGATTCGCGGCGATCTTGCGGAGCGCTGGCAGGCGATTCCCAAGGTGACTCCAAGTCTTGGTATGCTGGGCAGCGAGGTGATGTTCGAAGCGAAGGATACGGCTATTTTTTCAATTCAGGACGGGATTAGGATTACGGTATCGCCTGCGGCTGGAGCAGATATGGACTGTGTCCGGCTGTATATCCTGGGGAGCTGCATGGGCGTCCTGCTGATGCAGAAAAAGATTCTCCCGCTGCATGGCAGCGCGTTAGTACTCGATAACAAAGCTTATGCGCTTGTTGGACGTTCAGGAGCGGGCAAATCGACACTCGCCTCGTATTTGATGGATCAGGGACATCTGCTGGTCAGCGACGACGTTATTCCCGTTATGGTGCAAGAAGGGCAGCCGCTTGCAGTTCCAGGTTATCCGCAGCAGAAGCTGTGGCAGCAAAGCCTGGACTATATGGGAATGAATTCGTCCCTCTACCGTCCGCTTTTTGAAAGAGAAACCAAGTTTGCTGTTCCGGTGCATGACCGCTTCCAGACAGAGCCGCTGCCGCTTGCCGGTGTGTTTGAACTGGCGGTGTCTGAAGAGGAAGGCCCCGTAACCGTGCAGCCCATCAATGGGATGGAGCGTTTCCATACATTATTCAATCATACCTACCAGAAGGCGATTGTCGACCGGATCGGGATCCGGGAATGGCATTTCGGCATGCTGGCATCCTTCGTGAACCGGCTGCCGATGTACCGGCTGACCCGGCCGAAACAGGGCTTTAGTGCTCCTCAGCAGACCTCGCTGATTTTTGAAACGATTAAGCCACAAATGGAGGAGAGATAA
- a CDS encoding paeninodin family lasso peptide, protein MKKEYSKPALEVLDVKMTMAGPGIAIADSFQDDPDEIVHYS, encoded by the coding sequence ATGAAAAAGGAATACAGCAAGCCTGCTTTGGAAGTGCTCGACGTGAAGATGACTATGGCTGGACCCGGAATAGCTATTGCCGACTCCTTCCAAGATGATCCGGATGAGATCGTACATTATTCCTAA
- a CDS encoding ABC transporter ATP-binding protein, whose amino-acid sequence MQAIIYYIRQLQRLSGVKLYLNLLGMVISGLLESSAILLLVPMLGMAGLQLGGTGAVYNLPVLGFISELPQTSALGLVLGAYVLIVLCQNLISRFVAVRNVEIQQSYSRQLRYEVYSALLRAEWSFFLKKRTSDLINIMTTEMARVLAGISCFLQFLTSLLFTMVQIAFAFWLSPKMTLAVLVCAVLLSLFSRRFIRKAKKLGSRSSLLGQMYLAGISDQLNGIKDIKSNNLEQSRLDWLHEFTGEVKNEQLDYTRLRSNSQLLYKMSSTLLIAVFIFVSFRFLHAEGPNLLLVILVFARLWPTFATLQSLMEQLASVLPSFKQLKQLEEECLQAAEQGTPDGTGVPVKAITLKQSLEARDVYFRYQPQEPHYSLQGVNVTIPANRMTAIVGRSGAGKSTLVDLLMGLMQPESGDILADGKPITGERLLSYRRSIGYVAQDPFLYNATIRDNLTMIKPDASEEELWEALEFASSADFVRRLPQGLDTLIGDRGIRLSGGERQRLVLARAIIRKPSILVLDEATSALDTENEKRIQEALDRLKHSVTLIVIAHRLSTIRGADQILVIDQGRVIQQGVFGGLASDKGGMFSRLLSSQEEAM is encoded by the coding sequence ATGCAAGCAATAATCTATTATATCCGGCAGCTTCAGCGCTTGTCCGGAGTGAAGCTGTATCTGAATCTGCTGGGCATGGTGATCAGCGGCCTGCTGGAGAGCTCGGCAATTCTGCTGCTTGTGCCGATGCTGGGCATGGCGGGGCTGCAGCTGGGCGGAACAGGAGCTGTGTACAATCTTCCTGTGCTCGGGTTCATATCGGAGCTGCCGCAGACATCAGCACTTGGGCTGGTGCTCGGCGCATACGTCCTTATCGTACTCTGCCAGAATTTAATTTCGCGTTTTGTTGCAGTCCGCAACGTGGAGATTCAGCAGAGCTACAGCCGGCAGCTGCGATATGAAGTTTATAGTGCTCTGCTGCGGGCAGAGTGGTCCTTTTTCCTGAAGAAACGCACCTCAGACCTGATCAATATCATGACTACGGAGATGGCGCGGGTGCTTGCCGGTATCAGCTGCTTCCTGCAGTTTCTTACCTCGCTGCTGTTCACTATGGTACAGATCGCTTTTGCCTTCTGGCTGTCTCCGAAGATGACCCTCGCTGTACTGGTCTGTGCGGTGCTGCTTTCCTTATTCTCCCGCAGATTTATCCGCAAGGCCAAGAAGCTGGGCAGCCGCAGTTCCCTGCTCGGCCAAATGTATCTGGCCGGAATTTCCGACCAGCTGAACGGAATCAAGGATATCAAGAGCAACAATCTGGAGCAATCCAGACTGGACTGGCTGCATGAATTTACCGGTGAGGTGAAGAACGAACAGCTGGATTATACACGTCTGCGTTCAAACTCCCAATTGCTCTACAAAATGTCCTCCACACTGCTGATTGCAGTGTTCATTTTCGTTTCTTTCCGCTTTCTGCACGCGGAAGGGCCGAATCTGCTGCTGGTCATTCTTGTATTTGCCCGGCTGTGGCCGACCTTTGCCACGCTGCAGTCGCTGATGGAACAGCTCGCCTCCGTGCTGCCTTCCTTCAAGCAATTGAAGCAGCTGGAGGAGGAATGTCTGCAGGCTGCCGAACAAGGTACTCCAGATGGAACCGGAGTGCCGGTTAAGGCTATTACCTTGAAGCAGAGCCTGGAAGCGAGAGATGTCTATTTCCGTTATCAGCCGCAGGAGCCGCACTATTCGCTGCAGGGGGTCAATGTCACGATTCCGGCTAACCGGATGACGGCCATTGTCGGACGCTCAGGCGCAGGAAAAAGCACGCTCGTTGATCTGCTCATGGGACTGATGCAGCCCGAGTCGGGCGACATTCTGGCCGACGGCAAGCCGATTACGGGAGAACGGCTGCTGTCTTACCGCCGCTCGATCGGTTATGTGGCGCAGGACCCGTTCCTGTATAATGCCACAATCCGGGATAATCTGACGATGATCAAACCGGATGCCAGCGAGGAAGAGCTGTGGGAAGCACTGGAGTTTGCCTCTTCGGCCGACTTTGTCCGCAGGCTGCCGCAGGGGCTGGACACGCTGATCGGCGACCGGGGCATCCGCTTATCCGGCGGCGAGCGGCAGCGGCTGGTGCTGGCCCGGGCGATTATCCGCAAGCCGTCCATCCTGGTACTGGATGAGGCGACAAGTGCACTCGATACCGAGAACGAGAAGCGGATTCAGGAGGCGCTCGACCGGCTGAAGCACTCCGTCACGCTGATCGTCATCGCCCACCGCCTGTCCACGATCCGCGGCGCGGATCAGATTCTGGTCATCGACCAGGGCCGCGTAATCCAGCAGGGCGTATTCGGCGGCCTGGCCTCGGACAAAGGCGGCATGTTCAGCCGGCTGCTCAGCAGCCAGGAAGAGGCGATGTAA
- a CDS encoding nucleotidyltransferase domain-containing protein, translating into MTDRYTLDKGSLSKEILLLLAFLTTDSIDELAQRSPERFAEINWEQFVRLTLHHRVYPFIYPKLSRMQNKLVPALVSERLQREYRRNTVQMLQLSGEMGRIGGELAKSGIRSLFLKGPVLAEDLYGDISLRTSRDLDFLVPMKQLHEAEALLLRLGYVKEEDFESILGDWKWREHHTTFNHQDSKIKVEVHWRLSPGPSTEPDFDELWQHARTSKLMGPEVHYLGREDLFLFLAAHGSRHGWSRLRWLLDIRQLLLQQPDYAALAKLLKRYNYEAAAGQTLILASDLLEAPVDSRLSALADKPKARRLAQLALFYVSRMVNLHNPPLAPEVKRHFKYYQPAILTPWHQFLYVAGFLYPYAADAKTLPLPKPLHVLYFPLRPFLWAWRKVTGAEK; encoded by the coding sequence ATGACTGACCGGTATACCCTTGATAAAGGGAGCTTATCTAAGGAAATATTGCTTCTTCTTGCCTTTTTAACAACAGATTCTATTGATGAGCTGGCGCAGCGGAGCCCGGAGCGGTTCGCGGAGATTAACTGGGAGCAGTTTGTCCGGCTTACGCTGCATCACCGTGTGTACCCTTTCATATATCCCAAGCTTAGCCGGATGCAAAATAAACTTGTTCCTGCACTAGTCAGCGAACGTTTACAGCGGGAATACCGCAGAAATACAGTCCAGATGCTTCAGCTCAGCGGAGAGATGGGACGCATCGGCGGAGAGCTTGCCAAGTCGGGGATCCGGTCTCTTTTTCTAAAAGGCCCGGTGCTGGCAGAGGATCTGTACGGCGATATTTCGCTGCGCACCTCGCGCGACCTTGATTTCCTGGTGCCGATGAAGCAGCTTCACGAGGCAGAAGCACTGCTGCTCCGCCTGGGGTATGTGAAGGAGGAAGACTTCGAGAGTATTCTAGGTGACTGGAAGTGGCGGGAGCATCATACGACCTTCAATCATCAAGACAGCAAAATCAAAGTTGAAGTGCACTGGAGATTAAGTCCCGGTCCATCCACAGAGCCGGATTTCGACGAGCTATGGCAGCATGCGCGGACAAGTAAGCTAATGGGCCCGGAGGTGCATTATTTAGGCAGGGAGGATTTGTTCCTGTTCCTGGCGGCGCACGGTTCGCGGCATGGCTGGTCGCGCCTGCGATGGCTGCTTGATATCAGGCAGCTGCTGCTTCAGCAGCCGGATTATGCCGCACTTGCCAAGCTGCTGAAACGGTATAACTATGAAGCTGCCGCCGGGCAGACGCTGATCCTAGCTAGCGATTTGCTGGAAGCACCGGTTGACTCCAGGCTGTCTGCTCTGGCAGACAAACCGAAGGCCCGCCGACTGGCACAGCTTGCGTTATTTTATGTATCCCGGATGGTCAATCTGCACAATCCGCCGCTTGCGCCGGAAGTGAAGCGGCATTTCAAATATTATCAGCCGGCGATCCTAACGCCATGGCACCAGTTCCTGTACGTGGCCGGCTTCCTCTATCCGTATGCGGCGGATGCCAAAACTTTGCCGCTCCCGAAGCCGCTGCATGTACTCTACTTCCCGCTGCGCCCTTTCCTGTGGGCTTGGCGGAAGGTAACCGGCGCAGAAAAATAA
- a CDS encoding HEAT repeat domain-containing protein encodes MNNEELNQELPENYEELKKAAGRSADWRARLAAVEELGNWNHKQVIDILNRLMISDPVYTVQEAAYKKLSAFGEDVKVPSKNKAELFRGISKIVLRIKKSLPRDHSYEEFKEKLKKMRIDVYDAYEGEKGEDFDNWLKKQWVSAVK; translated from the coding sequence TTGAATAATGAAGAACTGAATCAAGAGCTGCCAGAGAATTATGAGGAGCTGAAGAAGGCTGCAGGCCGTTCTGCGGACTGGAGAGCGCGTCTTGCGGCTGTCGAAGAGCTGGGTAACTGGAACCACAAACAAGTCATTGATATCCTGAACCGTCTGATGATCAGTGATCCTGTATATACTGTACAAGAAGCCGCGTACAAGAAGCTGAGTGCATTCGGCGAAGATGTAAAAGTACCGTCCAAGAACAAAGCTGAGCTGTTCAGAGGGATCTCCAAGATCGTGCTGCGCATCAAGAAAAGCCTCCCGCGTGACCATTCCTATGAAGAGTTCAAGGAGAAGCTGAAGAAGATGCGGATTGATGTCTACGATGCTTATGAAGGCGAGAAGGGCGAAGATTTCGACAACTGGCTGAAGAAGCAGTGGGTTTCAGCGGTTAAATAG
- a CDS encoding winged helix DNA-binding protein — MPDASGNTNTKPGNPGKEMLIARLMQAVTKLQRRFQNDDDEEREWMIRNCANPAVIEFLKESTVMMLHVIDAIGQLEPVNGASISKEFGIPKGSVSKITRRLLDRGIICTELLPDNKKEVLFRTTPLGQEIFTLHQALHKQMDVGIHLFLERYSENELLFFTQGIEDTAEVSWTEPESIAARFTAVKHLPEDTEPFTARDSAELHEITAMLRKLDERSLRKAKTILEDVFFKVY, encoded by the coding sequence ATGCCTGATGCTTCCGGAAATACTAATACTAAACCCGGAAATCCCGGGAAGGAGATGCTGATTGCCCGGCTGATGCAGGCCGTCACTAAGCTGCAGCGGCGCTTCCAAAATGATGATGACGAGGAACGGGAATGGATGATCCGTAATTGCGCCAATCCCGCTGTTATTGAGTTTCTTAAGGAGTCTACCGTGATGATGCTGCATGTTATCGATGCCATCGGACAGCTGGAGCCGGTCAACGGTGCTTCCATTTCGAAAGAATTTGGGATCCCCAAAGGCAGCGTATCCAAGATCACCCGCAGACTGCTCGATAGAGGGATTATCTGTACGGAGCTGCTGCCGGACAATAAGAAAGAAGTGTTGTTCCGCACAACGCCGCTCGGGCAGGAAATCTTCACGCTGCATCAGGCGCTGCACAAGCAAATGGATGTCGGCATTCATCTGTTCCTGGAGCGTTACAGCGAGAATGAACTGCTGTTTTTCACTCAGGGGATTGAGGATACGGCAGAGGTTTCGTGGACTGAACCGGAATCGATTGCCGCCAGATTCACAGCGGTGAAGCATCTGCCGGAGGATACGGAACCCTTTACGGCCAGAGATTCCGCAGAGCTGCATGAGATTACAGCAATGCTCCGGAAGCTGGATGAGCGCAGCCTGAGGAAGGCTAAGACGATTCTTGAGGATGTTTTTTTCAAGGTGTATTAA
- a CDS encoding lasso peptide biosynthesis B2 protein translates to MRRFRLLLNDRAVVALLPEALWRLFLARIRLLFPFDKTAPQLGAQSQETAEVSKAADAPKIRQITRAIRVGSKVTPWKSTCMVRAVAGLKMLEKRGIDSTLYMGVAKDKQGRMIAHAWLRSGSYYVSGDDVMKGFVVVEKFAKVIQAE, encoded by the coding sequence ATGCGGCGGTTTCGTCTGTTGCTTAATGACCGGGCCGTTGTAGCGCTGCTTCCGGAAGCCTTATGGCGTCTGTTCCTGGCGAGAATCCGGCTGCTGTTCCCGTTCGATAAAACGGCGCCTCAGCTCGGGGCTCAGTCGCAGGAAACTGCTGAGGTGTCCAAGGCCGCCGATGCGCCGAAGATCCGCCAGATTACCCGGGCCATCCGGGTAGGGAGCAAAGTGACTCCCTGGAAAAGCACCTGCATGGTCAGGGCAGTTGCAGGCCTCAAAATGCTTGAAAAACGCGGAATTGACAGCACATTATACATGGGCGTCGCCAAAGACAAGCAGGGCCGGATGATTGCTCATGCCTGGCTGCGCAGCGGGTCTTATTACGTCTCCGGTGACGATGTGATGAAGGGTTTTGTTGTGGTGGAGAAGTTCGCGAAGGTGATACAAGCCGAGTAA